TTTATCGAATTCCACGTCACGTTCGTCGATCTTATGGTCGATGACATCGTTCAGCACCATTCCCGCTTCGAATCCAAACAAACCGATCAGCGCCACGTGAATGAGCACCGTCCACGAAAATTGTCCGTAATTTTCAACGGCAAGCAAATATCCGGATGCAAATAGTAAAGGCCATACCGGCGCAAAACGGGCGCGCGTTAAATCCAATAATGCACGAATTTTCTCTCTCATTCTAATTTAATCTCCATTGAAAAAAAATAGCGAGTAGTCTATTTATCTGAGCCGAGATAAACAAGAACTGTTTCGCTTTGCAGTGTCTTCAATCAAAAAATTGCGCTATCCAGAACCGATCACAGTAACAAATTTTCCGGTCACGTATCAAATGATTGGTCACTAATTTTATTCTATTTTGTAACCGTCATGAAAAACGAACAAGTAAAATATACAACTCTAAAAATCGGTGGGATGACCTGCGCCATGTGTGTCAAAACCGTCGAAACCGTTCTCAGCCGGCTCGACGGCGTCAGCGAGGCAACGGTGAATCTCGCCACCGAAAAAGCGACCATCGGTTATCGAGACGACCATCTCGATTTAAATCAGATAAAAAAGGCCATCGAATCTTCTGGGTATATTTATCTCGGCGAAGAAGGTGCAGAGACGGAAAAAGTGACCGAAGAGAGCCTTACGAACGATCTGCGGCTCAAGAAAATTCGTATCTGGACCGGTTTGATCATTGGGACGTTTTTAATGATCCGGATGTTCGTTGACATTCCTTTCCCGATTTCGACTCATTACTTTCAGTTGCTGATTTCGACGCCGATTTTCATTTTTCTAAGTTTGCCGATTTTCCGCGCAGCTTTCATGTCTCTTAAAAACCGAAATTTAAACATGGACGTTATGTATGCGATGGGCATCAGCGTCGCTTTTGCCGCCAGCGTGTTTGGAACATTTGAAATCATTCTGACTCAGGATTTTATGTTCTATGAAACTGCAATTTTTCTGGCGACGTTTCTGACAATCGGCCGGTTTCTGGAGTCGAAAGCAAAAGGTAAAACATCCACGTCGATTAAGCGGTTGATTGAACTTCAGCCGAAAACTGCCTTTGTGATTCGGAATAACATTGAGATGGAAATGGCCATCGAATCGGTTCAAATCGGCGATATTGTCGTCATCAAACCGGGTGGGAAAATTCCGGTAGACGGCGAAGTTCTAAGCGGCGAAAGTTTCGTCGATGAATCCATGATTTCCGGCGAACCGACGCCGGTTTTCAAACAGGCTGGCGATTCGCTGGTCGGCGGCATGATCAACCAAAACGGCGTCCTGAAATTCACTACTACGAAAATCGGCAAAGACACGGTTCTGGCGCAAATCATTCAATTGGTCGAACAAGCGCAAGGTTCTAAACCGCCGGTTCAGCAATTGGCGGATAAAGCTGTTGCCTGGTTCATCCCGACAATATTGATAATTGCGGCATTGACATTTTTGTTTTGGTATTTTATCGTCGGCAAGACGTTGTTATTTTCACTCACGACGCTCATTTCAATCTTAGTGATTGCCTGCCCGTGCGCGCTTGGATTGGCAACGCCGACAGCGGTTACGGTCGGTATCGGGCGTGGCGCCGAACTTGGAATTTTGATTAAAAATGGATCAGCCCTGGAAGTCGCCGACCGCATTACTACTGTCGTTTTTGATAAAACCGGCACGTTAACTCTCGGCGAACCTGAAGTCACGGATATTTTTTCGCCGAACATGATAACATCTGAATTCCTTGCAATCGCGGCCGGGGTCGAGAAGAACTCCGAACATCCACTTGCCTCAGCCGTCGTAAAATACGCTGATTCACTCGGCATCACGATTCAACAACCCGACGCATTCGAGTCCATTGGCGGAAAAGGCGTTCTGGCCAGAATCGGCGATCGGAAAATCGTCCTTGGAAACGCAAAATTTCTTAAGGAAAACCAGATTGTCGTGTCCGAAGATTTTATACGGGAAATCGACCGGTTCAGCGGTGACGGTAAAACCGTCATCGTTGTCGCAATCGACGGAGATGCAAAAGGAATCATTGCCATCTCCGACAAAATTCAACCATCCGCTCTCAAAACTGTGGAAAATCTTCGAAAATCAGGTCGTTCAACCGCATTGTTAACAGGCGATAATGCGCGTGCGGCAAAAGCCATCGCACAAAAAATCGGCATAGAACGCGTTTTAGCAGAGGTCTTACCACAAGACAAAGCCACAGAAGTGAAACGGTTGCAGAAAAACGGCGAAATCGTCGCGTTTGTCGGCGATGGAATCAACGACGCGCCTGCTTTGGCGCAATCTGACGTAGGCATTGCTATCGGCTCCGGGACGGACGTTGCGATGGAAAGCGCTGACATCGTTTTGATGAAAAACGATCTGACAAATGTCACTGCCGCTCTGCAATTGAGCCAAAAAGTCATGTCGAAAATCCGGCAAAATCTGTTCTGGGCGTTTGCCTACAACATCGCGCTCATTCCGGTCGCCGCGGGAATTTTAACGCCACTATTTGGAATCACTTTCCGTCCAGAATTGGGGGGGGCGGCCATGGCGTTGAGTTCCGTAACGGTTATTTCGCTTTCACTCATGCTGAAAAATTTCGTCCCGAAAATTGAGTAATAGATCGGGTAGATTAAGTAGAATGAATTGGTTAGGTGGATAATGGATTTTAATGTTAAAATAAATAATGATAAAAAAAGGAGTTAGATATGAAATACAGAAAACTTGGTAATTCGGACATAAGCGTTTCCGAAATCAGTCTCGGATGCTGGACGCTCGGCGGATTAAACTGGATCGACGGCGTTCCGAACGGCTGGGCGAACGTGGATGAAGCAGAAGCGACTCGTGCCATTAATTACGCCATCGATCAGGGCGTCAATCATTTCGACAATGCGGACGCTTATGGAAACGGCAGAGCGGAGCGAATGCTCGCCCGTGCGCTCGGTCAACACTCGAAAGATGTCATTATCGCAACGAAAGTCGGGTGGTTTCCCGGAACTGCCGAACACGCTTACGAGCCGCAACACATCCGGCACCAACTTGAGCAATCATTGGTCAATCTTCGGCGCGATTACGTCGATATTTATTATTTTCATCATGGCAATTTCGGCGAAAATGACTGTTATCTCGACGACGCTGTGGATATGATGCATCGGCTGAAAGATGAAGGCAAACTACGGCTTGTCGGCCAATCCGCTTACACCAATAAAGATTTTCTGCGGCTCGTTCCAAAAGTCCGCCCGACGGTTTTACAGAGTTTTGCACATGCGATGGACGACCGATTCATCCGTCCAGGCTCGCCGGTTAGGAAACTGATGGATGAGCGGAAATTGTCTTTTATCGCGTTCAGCCCGCTGAATCAGGGACTTATGCTGGGGAAATATTCCGCCAAAAATCCGCCACATTTCGACGAAGGCGATCACCGAAAACGCTCGCCAAAGTTTACTGTGGAAAGTCTTACGGCACTGGAACCAAAAATGGAAAAGATTAAAGCGCACTTTGGTAATTCGCCTTCCGAACTCAGCCGGTTTGCGCTCCAATTTATACTTAGCCACGAAGTGGTTGCCGCCGTTATTCCCGGATTCCGAAATCAGACGCAGGTCGAAACGAATCTTTCCGGCTGGAATCGACCGCTCACGAAGGCAGACGTCGATTTCACACGTAAAGTCTTTGCAAAATAGTTTTCCATTCTTTCTTTTGGATTCCTGACTAAATTTCATTCGTGGAGATTTATCCGGAAAATCTAAAAGAATTGCTCGAAAACATCCGGTTCGAAAAGACCGGAAAACAAATTGATGAAATTCGACCTTCTGACGGCGCAATTAAAGTACCTTATGCCGAGAAGAACGGAAGATTGATTCACATTTCTCAGGTGGAACGCGGACTCGCTTGCCAATGCGTTTGCCCCGTTTGCAAAATGCCTGTCATCGCCAGAAAAGGTGAAAAGCGCCGACATCACTTTTCGCATTATTCCAGCGACGCCTGCTCCGCCGAAACGGTTCTTCACCATATCGCCAAGATACTCATTTATGATAAAATCGTTGCTCTTTTAAAATCGCAAGGATCCTTGCCGATTACATGGAAATGTGTCCTCTGCGGCGAAAGACATCGACTGAACCTACTCGAAAATGTCAGCGCAATAGAAATGGAAAAGCCCATCGACACGATTCGTCCGGATATTGTCTTGCTGAACGCCGAATCCGTCCCGACCGCCGCTATTGAAATTGCCGTCACACACAATCCGGAACCGGAAGTCATCGACATATGTGAAAAACGATTTATTCCACTGCTAATTTTCGCAGTTCACTCGGCTGAAGATTTGGAAGCGTTGGGCGAAAGTGAGGACATTCATCCGACAACCGTTCGATTTTGCCCCAAGAAACGTTGTCCGAAATGTGGCGGCGCACTTTCCATTAAAACTGTTTTTGTTGTAGAAAGTCACTGCTGGCGGTGCGGTTCGCCGATGAATCTTGCTTTTATGGAAGTCGGAGGCATCTTGCATGGACCGGAGTATTTTTCTGAAGTCGAACAGACAGTTGCTCGTAAATCCGGCGTCTTGTTAAAAATATTTTTCGATCATCAGGAAAATAAACGCTTTCTCGCCAACGTTTGTCCCGCCTGCGGAATTTCCACCGGAAGCGCCTACCTGAGATCCTTCAAGCGACTAGAACGAAAACTCAAAGGAGAACCGACAGGTTTCTTCTGCGACAAATGCGGAAACCACTTTCAATAATCAACTTGAAATTCTCTAAAAATTCCGATAATCTTGATGCAACTTTAAACCAAGAATTATATAAGAAAAAATTTATGGAACTCTCCCGTTGTCATTGGCCGAAAGCGGATGCC
This window of the Candidatus Marinimicrobia bacterium CG08_land_8_20_14_0_20_45_22 genome carries:
- a CDS encoding copper-translocating P-type ATPase, with amino-acid sequence MKNEQVKYTTLKIGGMTCAMCVKTVETVLSRLDGVSEATVNLATEKATIGYRDDHLDLNQIKKAIESSGYIYLGEEGAETEKVTEESLTNDLRLKKIRIWTGLIIGTFLMIRMFVDIPFPISTHYFQLLISTPIFIFLSLPIFRAAFMSLKNRNLNMDVMYAMGISVAFAASVFGTFEIILTQDFMFYETAIFLATFLTIGRFLESKAKGKTSTSIKRLIELQPKTAFVIRNNIEMEMAIESVQIGDIVVIKPGGKIPVDGEVLSGESFVDESMISGEPTPVFKQAGDSLVGGMINQNGVLKFTTTKIGKDTVLAQIIQLVEQAQGSKPPVQQLADKAVAWFIPTILIIAALTFLFWYFIVGKTLLFSLTTLISILVIACPCALGLATPTAVTVGIGRGAELGILIKNGSALEVADRITTVVFDKTGTLTLGEPEVTDIFSPNMITSEFLAIAAGVEKNSEHPLASAVVKYADSLGITIQQPDAFESIGGKGVLARIGDRKIVLGNAKFLKENQIVVSEDFIREIDRFSGDGKTVIVVAIDGDAKGIIAISDKIQPSALKTVENLRKSGRSTALLTGDNARAAKAIAQKIGIERVLAEVLPQDKATEVKRLQKNGEIVAFVGDGINDAPALAQSDVGIAIGSGTDVAMESADIVLMKNDLTNVTAALQLSQKVMSKIRQNLFWAFAYNIALIPVAAGILTPLFGITFRPELGGAAMALSSVTVISLSLMLKNFVPKIE